The genomic region TGCTTTCGCCCTGTTGGTCTTTGGTATGGCATGGTAATATTCCCTCCTTCATTTCTGTTTCTGCTGGTTCGTTATCAATACATGGGGCGGCTTGCTCCTGTTCATCGGCGGGGTAAGCTCCGGTAGCAATGTCAATCTGCCGGATAGCCTCGTTAATCTTTTCGATTGACACAACTGGCCTTAGTAACAGACTTTCCAGTGCAGCAACCCGTTCCCTGATTCCTGGCATCATTTACCTCCTGTAGCTCTTTAATCCGTTCATAAAGTTGCAATGTAAACTTTTCCAATAATGCTATTCGCTCAATTGGTCTCATTTTATCTGCCTCCATAATAGGTAAGATTTTCCAGTTTCTTTAGTCTGTCCTCAATGCTGCACTGTTCAAAACAGTTCAACATTATTTGACTGCCGTAAATCATCGCCCTGCCTATCTGTACGTCAATCTCCTGCCGCCTTATCTGGTTCAGGGTAATGCTTAACAGTCGCCGGACGTCCTCTGCTGTTTTAAGCGTGATCTTATACCGCTTCTTGTCGGGGGGCCTTTCCTCGTCCCTCTTGTCTGTCGTGGCTTTCAGCGTTCCACGAACTATTTTAATCGCTCTATTCATGCCACCATTTCCTTTATTTCCCGGTGGTTTTCCCTCAATCGTTCAGCCTTCTTTTCAATACTTCCAGCGGTATCGGGCGGCCTTTGTTGTTGATCAAATCTGCCATGTCAAGTTTCTCTCGTTTCCATAAGTCAAATCTACCCGTCCCGAGGATTTCCTCCTGTGTCGTGGCGGGTTGATCTTTTAGCCACGCATCATAAGCCTGTGCTGGAACAGGGCCGTTCATGCTTGCCCTCTCTCCTGCTGGGATGTTGTCCAAAGATTTGATTTGTTTTGATGTAAGGGGGGATTTTGGGCCAGCTAATTCCGCCCATGATTTTGTTACGGGGACAAGACAACACCTGCATCCCCAATGTGCCGGTATTGCCGGGTATGCTTTATTATGACCTACTGGCTTCATGTCCATGTCAAACCGTTTTCCATCCAGAGCAGCACATTCAAGCGTGGTTCGCTTGTCTAAAGTAGCTATCCATTCAAATCCATCAAGAACATCGGCATTGGCCTTGAAGGTTTCCATTCTGGTTGCATTGGCCACCGACATAACGCTGGTTCTTACCAATGCTGTTGCTTGCCGCTTTGTCAAACTCATTACGCCCGGGCTGGTTGCTGTTCCTCTTATCCGTCCGATCAATTGACCGACTGTTTCACCTTGCAACATCCCGATCTGGATTTTCATTGTTCCTTCCGCCATTGATGCGGATAGCCGGTTCTGTAAGTCTGTTGACTGTTTAAGCCACCAATCGCCGATAATTTTCCCGTCAATCATTGTATTCTCGGCAATCCCTTTGACAACATCGGGGGTTAGGGTCACTTTGAATAAATCAACTCCAACGGCCTTATTGAATGACTTGACGATAGAGTCGGCCTGTGTCGTGGCCGTTTCCGTCAATCTATTATTAATGTCGTTGGTTATCTTCTGAAAAATTCTATCCAAGATTTTCTTGATTTCCTCATTTAACTGTACCAGTCTGTTTTTCTTCCAAGCGGTCATTGTCGGGCCTGACGGGTCAATTTGTGCGAGCTTCCCGGCTATCTCGTCCTCTGCTGCCTTCAACAAACCTTGAACCTTGATGTTTAGATGGTGGGAATATTGGTCAAGGGCTGTCTGTGACTTGACCGCTGAATTCATTAGCTTCTTAGGTATTGACATTTGTCACCTCTGTTCTTTCCTTAGCGGCTTTCCAGACGTGGTAAACGAGCATGATCGTCCACTTTAGAGCGCGTCGCGGCCACCTTCCTTGTGCATTCAAGTCCTCCGCTATGCGCTTAAAGGTTTTTTTCTTTGTGGTACGATAGAAAACGATTTCCTCGATAATGTCTTTTTCCACTGGACTTATTTCTCCAAAATGTCTTGGCCGTCCTCCCATAATGACCTCCAACTATGCAAAATTATTTATAATCTCCCTTTAGGAAGTTATAACAGGGATTTTTCAAATTAAAAGATAAATCTTAGGGGGAAAGCGAAATATTTTTTAGGTGGTCAGATTAGACAGGGTGCGGGATAGTATTAACGAACTTTTTCGCAGTCAATCGTCAAGATGAACACCCCTGTCTTTCGTCGGGAGGAATTTATCAGATATATCTATGAAAAAGAGGTTTTCATCTAATCTCTACTTTCTGGTGGGTGTATCACTCCTGTAAATTTTACACTTCTGGAAATTTTACATTTCTTCTTCTTCTTCTTCTCTAATTCGGCATTAAACTCGGCCTGTTTCCTTTTTTGAATTCGACCATCCGATTCAACCACTCCACATTTTTTCAATAATCTGGTATGGACATCAGACAGTATTTGCTGAGATTCCTTTTGTGCCGCGTCCAGTACATCAATTGCGGATTGTAATGCCGTGAACAGTTTAGAATTTACATCAAACGCTTCCGGTTCATGAGATTTAATCTGCTTTTCAAAAGGTACAATATCCCGGCCTGTACTATGTCCTTCTATCTTATCTTTTAAAGCCTCCAAAGTCCTCAAGGCGTTTTCGACCATATCAAGCGTGTAGGTTGACTGTTTTATAGCTAAGCGTCCACTGTTCAACGCCTCTATGTCATCTTCTATGGCCTCAAATCCCCCTTCTTTATATTTCCGAGTGATTTCAGTGAGTTTTCCGTTGGTCATTTCATTCAATTGTTCGGCGTCAAATAAATACTCTCTCAACTCATCAGGAAAGCTGGGGGCTGATATTTGATAGAGGATAGAAGGTTTGACATTCATAGCGATTTCGCGTACTCCCAAACAATGTTTGTAAACATTCATAAAATTGTTTGCAGTTTCATAACTGAAATCAAGATTATTGGTAATCCAGTCCTGAAATCCCTTTCCTTCTTGCTGGCAGATTTTCTTTGCGTGGATTAACAGTTCGCCAATTTTGAATATTTCGCTCTTGGTAATCTTAACCCGAATCTTTATCTCTTTTAGGAGTATCTCAAGCTGTGTTTCGGGACTTAATGTTGATATACCAAACATCCGCTGCCGTTCAAAAGAAACTGCTACATCGTAAAGGGGTTGATATGGTAGCAATGTCTTCGGGTCTATATCTTCTTGCTCAAAATAATAACCATCTTTACCATTACGCAATTTCTTTCTGAATTCATTTGTGCTGCTCATCATCTTTCCCCCGCCCTGTAAGTCATGTTTGTCAATACCATTATACTGTATGTTTCAAAATCTTGACCACATTTCTGCAATATTTTTTCATGTTTCGATAAGCTGGTGATTTTTATCTATAATCAACCAGCCATGACAGCGTTTATTTTGGTAGGGGCGACTTGTTGACACTCGTTTCAAATAATCACCCCTTCGCGGCAGGTGACTGGCGGCGGCATAAGATATTACCAGCGGGGGGCGGGGTAATGGTAATCATCTGTAAGGGAAAAGTGATTATCAAAGGAGATCAAAAGTGGAGGGGGTATCGCGAAGCGATACCATCTTAATTTCTGATACTGACATCAATGAAGGGCGATAGCCCTGATAGGTCAGTTCTGAAATTACAGATGTAAGATTGGTAGTTGCTTTGTTTGTATGTAGTCTTTAAAAGAGAAAAACTATTATAGGTCTTCAAACATTCCTTATAATATTAACGCATTATCTCTGTTTTGATTACTGGTGGTATGTTAAAAAACCCAATAATATTAACCCACCACCAGTAATCAAATACAAATACCACCAGTAATCATTACTGGTGGTATTGGGATGTTCAACGGGTAAGTTTCTTTATGGATTCTTCAGTTAGGAACCAAGCAAACATCAAGTGATTATCTATTACAGCACCGGTATAATATCCAAATGCGTAAACTGGTTGATTATGATACATCCCTGTTGCTCCTATTTTCCTCAATGCTCCTAACTTTCGTGAACCGGCAAGATACTTGCGGATACCAGATTCTGACAGTTTCATCTTTGCTGACATTTCCGAGTAAAACTTTGCATCTGCAACGAAGGCCAAGTAGCTTTTATCTCCTGTTTTCACAATGTCCTTTAGATCACTCTGAGAAATCTGGTCGTAATTTTTAATAGCATTCAGGAAGTCCCATTGTCGAGGATACCTTTTCAGATGGCGGGTAACAATGTCATATCGCTCTTTCCAAGCGGGGGTGAGTGTCGTCCAATATGGTTTAGATTTGTTCGGGTGATCGGCTGCAAACTGATGGAATGCTTTCTTGATTTTCTTAACATCCTTTTCGTTCCCTGCTCCTTCTATCGCTGTCTCATATACTTCTTTGAGTTGGTCATAAACCATTTTCTCTTTATTGGCGTCTATTTCCAGCCGCTCCATGAGTTGTCTTTTTGTATCTTCTCTGGTGGGCTTTTGTCGTGGCGGCGGGTTATCGAGGGCTTCCCTTCGGGCCAAGTCCTCCCGAAGAGCTTTGTCCTGCTCTGGAAACGCCGCAGCGAAGCGGCTAATTACTCCGTCTGTGTCATCCTCTATTTGATCATCGTCCGGGTCTGCATCTTGTCTGTCCATTTTTCACCTCTGCTTCGGTAAGTGCCGGGAAGACAGGGAAGAAGCAGCTCCCCTGTCTATACCGCCTGCGCAGGCGGCCCCGGCTGTAGGTTATCGTTATCAGTAGCTCATTACCATCCACTTGCGAGACTTAATTTTTCAATGACATATAACTTGGTTTTTACAGGGATTGATATATTTATTAAGTTAAGTGGTTTAGCGTGGCGCTACCCTGTCCAACATCAATGGCCGTAATTTCAAGATGTTGCCGGAAATGCTCACGGCCCGCCAGGTAAAGGGCATCACCGGTAAAGAAAATTATCAGGGCCAGCAGGGCCAATTTGAGAAAAATGGGCTGTTTAGCCGTTTTCCCACCCGCGGGATAATTTTCGCCCATTTTATTGCTGATCATAATAACAATGATGATCAGCAGCATATAATAACAGATTATTTCCAGCATGTTAGGTGTCGAGATGCTGACGTAGGACCCGGGCAGCGAGGCGAGATAATTTATCACTGTCACCGACAGTCCGGCGGGCAGGGACGTAAGCTGGACCAGCAGGCCGGCGAGCGTGGATGACAGGGGAAGACTAATAATAACGGCCAGTCCCGTGGTGAGCGCTACCATGCCCAAAAGCGGTACGATAATCAAATTGGCCAGGAGGGTGATGGTGGAAAGGCCGTTAAAAGAGGAGGCGATGATGGGCAGTGTCCCCAGGGTGGCGCTTAGGGTGACACATATGAACATTAGCAGTATATGAAAAACTTTCCTGGGAATCGTGACGGTTAATGCTTCGTCTTCTGTTTGACCCGACCTGAAAAGCTTGGACAAAATGGGCGAGACAAAGATAAGGGATGCAACGGCGACGAAAGAAAGCTGAAATGACACGTCAAAAAGGGCATAGGGACTGACAAACAGGATGATCAAGGCCGCCAGTGCCAGGGTATTGAAGAGGTCTCGATCCTTGCGCAGGAGAATAGCCAGGAGGCAAACAAGCAGCATGATCGTCGCCCGAATGACGGAGATGCCCAGCCCGGCGATAAGCGAATAGATAATTACAGGCAACAGGGCTGTGCAGGTGGCAACACGAAGGGCGTTGAATCTCAAAAGCAGATAAGGCGAACTTTTCATGATAACCAGGGTCAGGAAAATGGTAAATGAGGCCACCAGGGCCACATTGAGACCGGAAATCGCCAGGATATGCGAGGTCCCGGTCCTGTTGAAGTTTTCCCTGATCGGAGGCGGGATCGGCTTCGTCTCCCCTAAAAGCAGAGCCTGGATAATCTCTCTTTCCGGAGTTGCCGAATTGTCCACGATGACTTGGCGTAATCGGCTTCTGAGCCTTTCCAAGCCCATTTTGAAAAGGTTTCCCAAATCTGCTCTCATCAGCACCATGTCGGAGGGCTCATTGATCACTCCCCGCACTATAATGCCCTGCACCCGCAACTGTTTTTCATAGTCGAAGCTCCCGGGATTATGGAAGTTGTGAGGTTTCCTCAGGCGGCTCCGAAAGCGGATTAAATCACCATATTGCCGGGCCTGATCGCCCCGGACGGTCAGCATGACCATTCCTTCCACCGGAAGATCTTTATTTGTTCCAATAATTTGACGGACAGCGACGCTGAGCACCTGGCCATCGGGCGTTTCTACAGGCGTTGCGGCGATGACGCCTTCTACCGTCAGCTTCTCGTTGCTTATGTAATGGACAATGTGACGGGGGCCGGGGGGGGCATAGAGATAGAAATTGACGTCCAGGATGCCCAGGATTAAGAAAGCAGCCGAGGATACAGCCAGAATGGCGCCGGACGCTTTTTTGAGCATTGCCAGGAGCAGACCCAGTAAAGTGGCGATCAGGCAGGCCAGCAGGGGCAGGTCGGGCAGGGGGAGGAAATATCCTGTCGCAATGCCGACGCTAAGGGCGATGGTTGGATAGATGAGAGGTCTTGGCATAATTTGCATTAGATAATATTTCGTAAGTAGTATAGTATGCAAGCAGTTTTTTGTAGAGGAAAGCATTATGGATAATCGTCGTTTGGAACCGGAAAATCTGACCGCCAGAATCCACTGGCTGATGCTGGGGCGGGTGGCCATTGTCACCTTTTTGCTGGGTATTGCTGCATTGAGCGTATTCCGGGAGTTGGAACTTCTCCCGCAACGTTCGCTTACTTTCTATTACATCATAATCGTTGCGGCCTACGGGCTTTCCTTTTTCTATCTCTTGTTCCTTTCCTTTGTCAAAAGCATCAAGGTGAACATCTATATCCAGACGGCCTGCGACGTAGCGTTGATTACCTACATGGTTTATGTCACGGGCGGGACGAGCAGTATCTATTCCGTTTTCTATACCTTAGTCATAATCTATTCCGCCTTGTTCCTGGGCAGGAGCGGCAGCCTGATCGTCGCTTCGGCATGCAGTATTTTTTACGGGACCCTCCTGGATCTGGAATATTACGGGTTGCTTGACCCCCTCTATTCATCCCTGGGGGAATACCCATTTCTCGCGAGCTATGTTTTTTCCCGTATTTTTACGCATATCCTGTCCTTTTACCTGATTGCTTTTCTGGCCAGTTTCGTCGTGGAACGGGAAAAGAGGGCGCGTGTCCTACTGGCAGAAAAAGAAGACGCCTTTGAGCAGTTAGACATGTTGCACCGAAGCATCGTGGAATCGGTTAGCCTGGGCATCCTGACAATTAATCCGGCCGGCAGAATAAAATCATTCAATCGGGCAGCGCAGGATATAACCGATTATGACTTCAGCGAGGTTGAAGGTAAGGATGTTACCGCGATATTTCCCTTCAGCGCCAATATGCTGGCCAAGCGGGATACCTATCCCGCACCGGCCGAGAATCGTTTCGAGGTGACCTTGCAAACCAGCAAGAATCGCACGGTAGTCCTGGGTTGTTCACTCTCCTCGTTGAAAAATAACGCCGGCGAGAAGATCGGCGACATCATGATTTTTCAGGATCTCACTTCCATCAAGAAGATTGAGGAAAGCTACGAAAAAAGCCGGCGCATGGCTCTCATCGGTGAGATGGCCTTCCGTCTGGCCCATGAAATAAGGAACCCCCTGGCCTCTATCAGCGGGTCTATCCAGATGTTGAGCCGGGATTTGCAACTCCCCGACACAGATGAAAAGCTGATGCGCATTATCTTGCGCGGAAAAGAGCAATTGGAATTCTTCATGAAAGACTTTCTGCTGTTGGCTCGGCCGACACCGGGCGCCCCTGCGCTGGTTGACGTCAGAGAGATTATTGAAGATGTCCTGGAGGCCTTGCAATTTGTCCCCGACTGGCATGAAGGCATTGAAATCAAAAAGAATCTTGGGAGAGGCGCCTTGATTTATGCCAATCGGACCGACATCAGGCACGTCATCTGGAATCTGCTGCTTAACGCCTTGCAGGCCATGCCCGACCATGGCATCCTGCAAATCTCGACCAGACTGGGCAACGCCGATTCCTTGCCCAATTGCCTGGAGATATCAGTATCGGACACGGGTTCCGGGATTGAGGACAATGCTCTGGGGAAGATATTTGAACCATTTTATACGACCAGGGAGCGCGGTACCGGGCTGGGGTTGGCGATTGTGAACCGGATCGTGGAATACAACAAGGGAAAAATAAATATAGTAAGTGAAGTCGGCCGGGGAACGGAATGTGTTGTGCGGTTGCCGGCAGCGGTAACGTAGTAGGGGCACGTTGGTACGGGCCCCAAAGGGGATAAAATGGCAAATATTCTGGTTGTTGACGATGATCAGGGCATGAGGGAGTTTCTGGAGATAATGCTGGGACGGGAAGGCTATCGCGTGGCCGTGGCGGTAAGCGCGGAGAAGGCCTGGGAACGTTGCCGGAAAGAAAAATTTGATCTGGTTATTACCGATCTGAAGATGCCCGGTGCCGATGGGATCGAGTTTATCAAGGGGATGAAGGATATTTCCCCGGAAACACTCATAATTCTCATTACGGCTTACGCATCGGGCGAAACGGCGGTCCGGGCCATGAAGGAGGGGGCTTATGACTACGTCGAGAAGGGCTTTGACAGCGAGGAACTGAAGGTTACGATTCGCAATGCCTTGGCGAAGAAAGGCATCAGAAAGGACGACGCCCTTTTTATCAAAGGTGTGCAGGATGCCCTGTGCTTCGGAAAAATAATTGGCAAGAGCAAGGAAATATTAAAGGTTTACGGTATCATAAAAAAAGTGGCCAATACGAACGCCAACGTCTTGATTCTGGGCGAAAGCGGTACGGGTAAGGAACTGGTGGCGGAGGCCATCCATGAAAACAGCGCCCGGAAAAGCATGCCTTTTGTGGTGATAAATTGCGGGGGCATTCCCGAAAATCTGCTGGAATCGGAATTGTTCGGTTACATGAAAGGTTCCTTTACGGGCGCCTATTCAGACAAACCGGGGCTCTTTGAGATTGCCCGGGGGGGATCCATTTCCCTCGATGAAATTGCCGAATTACCGCCCGCCCTGCAGGTAAAGCTATTGCGGGTTGTCCAGGAAAAAACCTTCCGCCGGATAGGCGGCGCTGAGGACATGAAAGTGGATATGCGGATAATTTCCGCGACGAATAAAAATCTGGAAAAGAGCGTCAAGGAAGGGACTTTCCGGGAAGATCTGTACTATCGTCTCAATGTTGTTCCTGTTCATATTCCTCCGCTCCGCAAAAGAAGAGAGGATATACCGCTGTTGACGAGGTTTTTTATCGAAAAATATTCCCGGGAATTTGGCAAGGAGATCAATACGATATCGTCTTATGCCCTGGAACTGCTTTTGGAATATCAGTTCCCCGGCAACATCAGGGAACTGGAAAATATTATCGAGCGCAGCATCGTTCTGGAGCAGTCCAATATCATCCTGCCCGAAAACCTGGTGTTGACGGGGAACATCGGGACGGCAGACTATATCAGTGATGATCTTGATATTCCTTCCGATGGGATAGATTTAAATGACGAGGTGGCCAAGCTGGAACGACGTCTGATTGAAAAAGCGCTGGAAAAGTCCGGAGGCTCAAAGACAAAGACTGCCGAGCTGCTCCATGTCAGTTCCGATTCTCTGCGTTACCGGATAGAGAAGCTGGGGATTCAGTAAGTTAGAAAATATTTAACTGACAGGTTATAATTGAAAGATCTTGACTCAGCGTGAACCATTGTGATGTATAGCAGGGGAACTTTATAGTGGGAGTGTGCTTTTGAACTTACCGTCTATCACCGCAACATTAGACATCTATATTGCCGAGATCAACCGTTTTCCTCTTTTGACGGCCGAGGAAGAATTCAAACTGGCCGTTGAACTGAGGAAAGAAAACAGCCTGGCGGCGGCGGAGAAACTCGTTGTCTCCAATCTGCGTTTTGTCGTCAAGGTGGCCCATGAGTACCGGAGCTACCGGATGAAGCTGGCGGACCTGATCCAGGAAGGCAACATCGGTCTGATGCACGCCGTAAAAAAGTTTGACCCTTACAAAGGCTACCGGCTGATCTCTTATGCCGTCTGGTGGATCAGGGCCTATATTCAGAATTATGTGATCAAATCCTGGAGTATCGTCAAGATCGGTACCACACAGGCGCAGCGGAAGTTATTCTTCAAGATGAGCCAGACACGGAAGGAGCTGGAGACCATTTCCAAGAAAAACCCCGAATTTAGCGAGATTGCCGAATCTCTGGGCGTCAAGAAGTGGGAAGTGGAAGAAATGGACGTCCGCATGGGGCAGGATCTTTCC from Deltaproteobacteria bacterium harbors:
- a CDS encoding minor capsid protein is translated as MSIPKKLMNSAVKSQTALDQYSHHLNIKVQGLLKAAEDEIAGKLAQIDPSGPTMTAWKKNRLVQLNEEIKKILDRIFQKITNDINNRLTETATTQADSIVKSFNKAVGVDLFKVTLTPDVVKGIAENTMIDGKIIGDWWLKQSTDLQNRLSASMAEGTMKIQIGMLQGETVGQLIGRIRGTATSPGVMSLTKRQATALVRTSVMSVANATRMETFKANADVLDGFEWIATLDKRTTLECAALDGKRFDMDMKPVGHNKAYPAIPAHWGCRCCLVPVTKSWAELAGPKSPLTSKQIKSLDNIPAGERASMNGPVPAQAYDAWLKDQPATTQEEILGTGRFDLWKREKLDMADLINNKGRPIPLEVLKRRLND
- a CDS encoding ComEC/Rec2 family competence protein; this translates as MQIMPRPLIYPTIALSVGIATGYFLPLPDLPLLACLIATLLGLLLAMLKKASGAILAVSSAAFLILGILDVNFYLYAPPGPRHIVHYISNEKLTVEGVIAATPVETPDGQVLSVAVRQIIGTNKDLPVEGMVMLTVRGDQARQYGDLIRFRSRLRKPHNFHNPGSFDYEKQLRVQGIIVRGVINEPSDMVLMRADLGNLFKMGLERLRSRLRQVIVDNSATPEREIIQALLLGETKPIPPPIRENFNRTGTSHILAISGLNVALVASFTIFLTLVIMKSSPYLLLRFNALRVATCTALLPVIIYSLIAGLGISVIRATIMLLVCLLAILLRKDRDLFNTLALAALIILFVSPYALFDVSFQLSFVAVASLIFVSPILSKLFRSGQTEDEALTVTIPRKVFHILLMFICVTLSATLGTLPIIASSFNGLSTITLLANLIIVPLLGMVALTTGLAVIISLPLSSTLAGLLVQLTSLPAGLSVTVINYLASLPGSYVSISTPNMLEIICYYMLLIIIVIMISNKMGENYPAGGKTAKQPIFLKLALLALIIFFTGDALYLAGREHFRQHLEITAIDVGQGSATLNHLT
- a CDS encoding ATP-binding protein; amino-acid sequence: MDNRRLEPENLTARIHWLMLGRVAIVTFLLGIAALSVFRELELLPQRSLTFYYIIIVAAYGLSFFYLLFLSFVKSIKVNIYIQTACDVALITYMVYVTGGTSSIYSVFYTLVIIYSALFLGRSGSLIVASACSIFYGTLLDLEYYGLLDPLYSSLGEYPFLASYVFSRIFTHILSFYLIAFLASFVVEREKRARVLLAEKEDAFEQLDMLHRSIVESVSLGILTINPAGRIKSFNRAAQDITDYDFSEVEGKDVTAIFPFSANMLAKRDTYPAPAENRFEVTLQTSKNRTVVLGCSLSSLKNNAGEKIGDIMIFQDLTSIKKIEESYEKSRRMALIGEMAFRLAHEIRNPLASISGSIQMLSRDLQLPDTDEKLMRIILRGKEQLEFFMKDFLLLARPTPGAPALVDVREIIEDVLEALQFVPDWHEGIEIKKNLGRGALIYANRTDIRHVIWNLLLNALQAMPDHGILQISTRLGNADSLPNCLEISVSDTGSGIEDNALGKIFEPFYTTRERGTGLGLAIVNRIVEYNKGKINIVSEVGRGTECVVRLPAAVT
- a CDS encoding sigma-54 dependent transcriptional regulator, producing the protein MANILVVDDDQGMREFLEIMLGREGYRVAVAVSAEKAWERCRKEKFDLVITDLKMPGADGIEFIKGMKDISPETLIILITAYASGETAVRAMKEGAYDYVEKGFDSEELKVTIRNALAKKGIRKDDALFIKGVQDALCFGKIIGKSKEILKVYGIIKKVANTNANVLILGESGTGKELVAEAIHENSARKSMPFVVINCGGIPENLLESELFGYMKGSFTGAYSDKPGLFEIARGGSISLDEIAELPPALQVKLLRVVQEKTFRRIGGAEDMKVDMRIISATNKNLEKSVKEGTFREDLYYRLNVVPVHIPPLRKRREDIPLLTRFFIEKYSREFGKEINTISSYALELLLEYQFPGNIRELENIIERSIVLEQSNIILPENLVLTGNIGTADYISDDLDIPSDGIDLNDEVAKLERRLIEKALEKSGGSKTKTAELLHVSSDSLRYRIEKLGIQ
- a CDS encoding RNA polymerase factor sigma-32; this translates as MLLNLPSITATLDIYIAEINRFPLLTAEEEFKLAVELRKENSLAAAEKLVVSNLRFVVKVAHEYRSYRMKLADLIQEGNIGLMHAVKKFDPYKGYRLISYAVWWIRAYIQNYVIKSWSIVKIGTTQAQRKLFFKMSQTRKELETISKKNPEFSEIAESLGVKKWEVEEMDVRMGQDLSLDAHVGEGSDMTFGDNLLYEGEDQEMALIKKEEMSLVQRSIAGALAQLNEKESFIVTHRLMTDNPLTLQEIGDRYNFTRERARQIEQQAIKKLRLAIPYEVESKNLPAAIGAD